The nucleotide window AACTGGGGGCGCTTCATGCCCTGGAGGGTGGAGGTGGGCACGAAGATCAGGACGTAGCCGTACAGGGTGAAGGCGTCGATGCGCAGGTATTCGGCGCCGATGGCGATGACCGCCGGGTCCGGGGTGAACAGGCGCATCAGGGGCTCGGCGAACAGGAAGATGGGCACGGACAGGGGCAGGAGCATGGCCGCGCCGTACAGGAGGTTCTTCCTCATGGCCTCGCGGATGCGGTCGATCCTGTTCGCGCCGAAGTTCTGGGCCGTGATGGTCAGGGCTGCGGTGCCCAGGCCGATGGTGGGCAGGAGCACGATCTGGTCGATGCGGGTGGCGATGCCGTATGCCGCCGACGCCTCGGGGCCGAACCGGGACACGAACCGGAAGATGACGAAGAAGCCCAGCGCGATGGTCATGGAGTTGAGCGCCGCCGGGAAGCCCTGCCGGGCGATGTCCGTGTAGATGGTCGGGCGGGGGATGAGGTTGCGCCCGGCGTCGGTCTTGATCAGGCCGGTGGCCCGCGCCCTGGCCAGGAGGTAGAGCGCGCCAAGGAACTGCAGGATGATCGTGGCCCAGGCCACGCCCTGCAGGCCCATGGCCGGGAGGCCGAATCCGCCGTAAATGAACCATGGGTCCAGGACCACGTTGAGCGTGGCCGTAAAAATGAGCACGTTGCGCATGCTCTTGGTGTCGCCCAGGGATTGGAGCACGGCGTTGAACAGGAACAGGGCTACCGTCACCGCGTTGCAGGCGAAGATGGGGTTCATGTAGCTCAGGCAGGTGTCCAGGTAGGGACCCTCGGCCCCGAGCCAGCCGAAGATGACCGGGGAGTATGTCAGGCCGAACCAGGCCAGGAGCGCGGAGATGACCATGCCGAAGCTGAGCATCTGCACGGCGATGAGCGAGGCCTGGTCGCGGTCACGGGCTCCGAGGGCCGCGCCCATCAGGGCCGTGGAGCCGGTGCCGATGCCTGCGGCCATGGCCGTGATGATGAAATAGACCGGCAGGGACAGGGCCAGCGAGGCCGCAGCCTCGGTGTCGATGCGGGCCGCCCACAAGGTGTCCACCACGTTGAACATGGTGTTGAAGAAGAAGCCGGTCGATGCCGGAACGGCGATCTGGCGGATGACCTCCGGTATGGGCCGCGTGGTGAGATCGGTCTTGTCTGCCATGCCCGAAAGGTAGCAGAAATGAGAGGTCAAGCCGAGGCAATTGTTGACCCCGTGCCCGTTCGTTCCTATGACTCGTCCCATGGGCAAGACACCGGCCAACACTGACGTGCGCTTTTGGCGCGACCCGGACCTGCCGGGCGTGGAGGTGCGCTATTCCTCGTACAACGAGGAGGCGTTCCGAGACCATGCGCATGCCGCCTACTCCATCGGGTTCCTGGAGTCGGGCCGGACCGTCTTCCAGTTGGAAGGCGAGCCGCACGCCGCCGTTGGCGGGCAGATGGTCTTCATCGGGCCGCACATGGTCCACGCCTGCAACCCGGATTCCGATTCGGACATGGCCTACCGCATGTTCTACGTGGACCCGCACTGGCTGTCCTCGGTGGCGACGGAGGTCTTCGGGCATCCCGTGGACGCGGTTTCCTTTCCCCGCCCCGTGGCCGACGACCCGGAGCTGGCGGCGCTCTGGCGCACCCTGCACGAGGCCATCATGGACGGCGCGGACCGGTTGGAAAAGGAGTCGCTGCTGGTACAGGGGCTGGCCGACGTCATCGCCCGGCATGCGGAAATGGGCGGCCCCGGGGAACCGGCGGGAAACGAGGCGGCGGTGCGCAAGGTCAAGGATCACCTGGCCGCCAACCTGACCGGCCGGGTCAGCCTGGACGAGCTGTCCGCAGTGGCCCACCTGTCCCGCTACCACCTGCTCAGGGTCTTCCAGGGGGCCGTCGGCCTGCCGCCCCACGCCTACCAGAACCAGCTGCGGGTGGACCTGGGGAAAAAGCTGCTGGCCGGGGGCATGGCCATAAGTCAGGCCGCAGTGGAGGCCGGGTTCGGCGATCAGAGCCACTTCTCCCGCATCTTCAAGAAGTACACGGGCGCGACCCCCAAGCAGTATCGGGACGCCTCGGCGTAATCCGCAATTTCGTACAATATAAACAAATCCGTGTTCCATAGTGTCTCCTGAAACAGATCAGGAGAAAATCATGGAAGAGAACGTTTCCGCAGCAGGAAATCCTGCCCGGCGATATGCTGAATTCGTGGCCCCCCTCTGCCTTGCCGGGGCGGTGTTCCTTTGGGGCACCTCGTTCATGGCGACCAAATCGGCTCTTGCGGGATTTGCGCCCATGACGGCGATGTGGCTGCGCATGGCCTTGGCCTCGCTGGTCGTGCTGTGCGTCCGCAAGCGGATTCCCGCGCCCCGGTACAAACAGGGAGACTGGAAGGTGCTGGGCTTCCTGTGCCTGATGCAGCCGTGTCTCTATTTCCTGTTCGAAGGGTATGCGGTGAGCCTGACCACCTCGAGCCAGGCCGGGATGCTCTCGGCGCTGGTGCCGCTGCTGGTGGCCGTGGGGGCGTGGGTGGTGCTCAAGGAGCCCATGTCCATAATGGGCATCGTGGGCCTGGTCACTTCCATCGGCGGGGTGGTCTGGCTGTCCCTGGGCGGCGCGCCGGACGAGTCGGCACCGAACCCCGCCCTGGGAAACCTGCTTGAGGTGGCCGCCTTGACCTGCGCGGCCATCTACATGGTGGTCATGAAACGGTTGAGCGTGCGCTATTCCACGTGGTGGCTGACCGGCATGCAGTGCGTGGCCGGGGCAATATTTTTCCTGCCCGGCGTGTTCCTGGGCGGTTCCATGCCCCTGGCGGACATTCCCGTCGCCGCCTGGCTGGGTGTCGGGTATCTGGGCCTGTTCGTCACCCTGGGCGCGTTCGGGCTGTACAACATGGCCATGACGTTCATGCCAGCGGGCAAGGCGGCCATGGCCATCAACCTGGTTTCGCCGGTGGCGCTCATCGCGGGTTGGCTCCTGCTCGGGGAGTCCATGACCCCCATGCAGCTGATCGCCTGCAGCGTGATCGGCTTCGGTGTCTGGCTGGGGAGAAGGGGCTAACCCTGCTTGATCCGCGCCCGGGTCGCGCCGGTGCCGCCGTGAACCATCAATCTCGGTTTCATTGCCAGCCTCGCAAAAAAAAGGGCCCCGCTCGGGACCCTGTATGTGAATTGATGAAACGGACTACTTGAGCCCGAGTTCCTTTTTCAGGAATTCGAAGTCGATGTTGTCGGACACCAGCTCGGCGCCCTGCTTGATCTTGATGGCGTCGCGCAGTTTGTGGCGGGACAGGATGTCGTCCATCTTCTTGGCCACGGTGAAGGTGTCTTCGCGGACCATGATGATGGGCGTTTCCAGGACCTCGGAGCGGGTCAGGATGATGTCGTTGGGGTAGAGGTTGCCGGTCAGGATCAGGCAGGGGCAGTCGCCTTCCAGCGCCACCAGCTGCACGTCGGACCGGTCGCCGCCCACGATGATGGCGGAGTTCTTCTTCTTGCGGAAGTGGGTCATGAAGTTCTCGACCTGCATGGTGCCGATGAGGAAGGTCTCGACCACCCGTTCGGCCTTGCCGTGGGCGGAGATGATCTTGCCGCCCAGCCGGTCGGCCAGGTCGCCCACCTTGATGGCGCCCATGAGCGGGTCGCGCGGGATCACGCCCAGAATCTTGACGCCCTTGGCCTCCAGGGCCGGGCCCAGGAGCTGGTCGATCTCGTCCATGAAATTGGGCGGCACGTCGTTCAGGATGACCCCGACCATCAGGTCGCCCAGAATCTCCTTCATGACCATGAGGTAGTCGTATTTGAGCTCTTTCTGGAAGCGGTCGATGATGATGGTCTTGGTGCCGAGCTTCTTGATCACGGAGATGGCGTCGGTGTCGCAGTACTTGCCCGAGTACATGGAGCCCGAGCCGGCCACCAGGGTCACGTCCTTGCCTTCGGACACGGTCGCGTAGCCTTCGGCGATCTTGTCCAGCAGGCCCGTCATCTTGCCGGTGAAAGCCTTGACCTTGAAATCCTGGGTGACCACCACGGGGGTGACCATTTCAGGATCGGCCTGGACCCCGAGCACGTCCTGCACGAATGCGGCGTCCTCGTCTCCGAGCTTGCCGTCGATCTCCATGGGCATGGCGCCCACCGGCTTCATGTAGCCGACGTTGAAACCGTCCTTCTGCAGGCGTAGTCCCAGGCCCATGACGATCATGTTCTTGCCCGAGTATCCCGTTGTCGATCCGATGTAGAGACCTGCCATGCCGTGTTTCCTCCTGAGTCTGAATGGGGCGCACGCCCATTCTTCATTCCTATAATAGACCGCCTGAAAAGTACAAGCGCCAAATTTTATCCGACAGTCAGCCGGATGTCGGTAACCATTGCTTCCTCGCTGTCCACCAGCACCGGGTCGAGGACCATCTCCCGGATTTCCGGAAAGTCCGTGGCCATCTGCGACATGGACAGCAGGATGTCCTCGATGGCCGCCAGGTTGACCGGCTCCTCGCCGCGCACCCCGCGCAGGAGCGGGAAGCTCTTTATCTCGCGGACGATGTCCTGCACGTCCTGCAGGGTCAGCGGGGCCAGCCGGTAGCTGATGTCGCCCAGCACCTCTGCGGAGGGCCCCGCCAGGGAGAACGAGACCAGCGGGCCGAACTGCGGGTCCTG belongs to Pseudodesulfovibrio portus and includes:
- a CDS encoding MATE family efflux transporter — its product is MGRVIGTNGHGVNNCLGLTSHFCYLSGMADKTDLTTRPIPEVIRQIAVPASTGFFFNTMFNVVDTLWAARIDTEAAASLALSLPVYFIITAMAAGIGTGSTALMGAALGARDRDQASLIAVQMLSFGMVISALLAWFGLTYSPVIFGWLGAEGPYLDTCLSYMNPIFACNAVTVALFLFNAVLQSLGDTKSMRNVLIFTATLNVVLDPWFIYGGFGLPAMGLQGVAWATIILQFLGALYLLARARATGLIKTDAGRNLIPRPTIYTDIARQGFPAALNSMTIALGFFVIFRFVSRFGPEASAAYGIATRIDQIVLLPTIGLGTAALTITAQNFGANRIDRIREAMRKNLLYGAAMLLPLSVPIFLFAEPLMRLFTPDPAVIAIGAEYLRIDAFTLYGYVLIFVPTSTLQGMKRPQFAIWLGLSRQVAAPYLLFTLFTKYLGYGTLSLWLSILFIVWTSAAIALWFTRKTLKALQE
- a CDS encoding helix-turn-helix domain-containing protein is translated as MGKTPANTDVRFWRDPDLPGVEVRYSSYNEEAFRDHAHAAYSIGFLESGRTVFQLEGEPHAAVGGQMVFIGPHMVHACNPDSDSDMAYRMFYVDPHWLSSVATEVFGHPVDAVSFPRPVADDPELAALWRTLHEAIMDGADRLEKESLLVQGLADVIARHAEMGGPGEPAGNEAAVRKVKDHLAANLTGRVSLDELSAVAHLSRYHLLRVFQGAVGLPPHAYQNQLRVDLGKKLLAGGMAISQAAVEAGFGDQSHFSRIFKKYTGATPKQYRDASA
- a CDS encoding DMT family transporter — protein: MEENVSAAGNPARRYAEFVAPLCLAGAVFLWGTSFMATKSALAGFAPMTAMWLRMALASLVVLCVRKRIPAPRYKQGDWKVLGFLCLMQPCLYFLFEGYAVSLTTSSQAGMLSALVPLLVAVGAWVVLKEPMSIMGIVGLVTSIGGVVWLSLGGAPDESAPNPALGNLLEVAALTCAAIYMVVMKRLSVRYSTWWLTGMQCVAGAIFFLPGVFLGGSMPLADIPVAAWLGVGYLGLFVTLGAFGLYNMAMTFMPAGKAAMAINLVSPVALIAGWLLLGESMTPMQLIACSVIGFGVWLGRRG
- a CDS encoding phosphotransacetylase family protein, which gives rise to MAGLYIGSTTGYSGKNMIVMGLGLRLQKDGFNVGYMKPVGAMPMEIDGKLGDEDAAFVQDVLGVQADPEMVTPVVVTQDFKVKAFTGKMTGLLDKIAEGYATVSEGKDVTLVAGSGSMYSGKYCDTDAISVIKKLGTKTIIIDRFQKELKYDYLMVMKEILGDLMVGVILNDVPPNFMDEIDQLLGPALEAKGVKILGVIPRDPLMGAIKVGDLADRLGGKIISAHGKAERVVETFLIGTMQVENFMTHFRKKKNSAIIVGGDRSDVQLVALEGDCPCLILTGNLYPNDIILTRSEVLETPIIMVREDTFTVAKKMDDILSRHKLRDAIKIKQGAELVSDNIDFEFLKKELGLK